The DNA region TATTGAAGCACCGGGCATACGCGGCATGGTGATGCTGGTCTTTACGCTGCCGGGCTTCGACCGGGTATTTAAAATTATCAAAGATAAGTTCGCGCCGCAGAAAGAGATGTCCGCCGCTCACGTTCGCGCCTGCTATCAACTGGTTAAAGAGCACGATCGCGTGGGGCGCATGGCGGATACCCAGGAGTTCGAAAACTTCGTGCTGGATAAACGCCAGATCGATCCAGCGCTGATGGCGCTGTTACTTAAGGAAGTGCCGGAAAAGATTACCGATCTTGGCGAGCAGATTGTCATCCGTCATCTCTATATTGAGCGGCGGATGGTGCCGCTCAATATCTGGCTTGAGCAGGTGGAAGGCCAGCAGTTGCGGGATGCGATAGAGGAGTACGGCAACGCGATCCGCCAGCTTGCCGCCGCCAATATTTTTCCCGGCGACATGCTGTTCAAAAACTTCGGCGTCACCCGTCATGGTCGCGTGGTGTTCTACGATTACGACGAAATCTGCTACATGACGGAAGTGAATTTCCGCCATGTCCCACCGCCACGCTATCCGGAAGATGAGCTGTCGGGTGAGCCGTGGTACAGCGTGTCGCCGGGCGATGTGTTTCCTGAAGAGTTTCGTCACTGGCTGTGCGCCGACCCGCGAATCCGGCCGCTGTTTGAAGAGATGCACGCCGATCTGTTCAGCGCCGACTATTGGCGCGGCCTGCAGACGCGGATTCGCGAAGGGCATGTGGAAGATGTTTACGCCTATCGCCGTCGCCAGCGATTCAGCGTACGGTTTGCCTGATTCCTGTAGGCCGGATAAGGCGCTTACACCGCCATCCGGCAATATGCGCCGATCTGCCTGATGGCGCTACGCTTATCAGGCCTACCATACTCCAACCGTAGGCCGGATAAGACGTTTACGTCGTCATCCGGCAATATGCGCCGATCTGCCTGATGGCGCTATGCTTATCAGGCCTACCATACTCCAACCGTAGGCCGGATAAGACGTTTACGTCGTCATCCGGCTGGATGCTTGCCTGATGGCGCTACGCTTATCAGGTCTACTGAAAATGCCTCTCAGGGGTATTTTGCTTACCGGATCCCGCCGTATGCCAGCGTCACCTCTTTCGCCGCCTTGATAACCATCGCGCCAAACTCGGTAACGCGGTCGTCGGTGATGCGTGAAATCGGGCCGGAGATGGAGATCGCCGCGAACGGCTCGCGATGCTCGTCATAAATACACGAGGCCACGCAGCGCAGGCCGAGCGCATGCTCCTCATCATCAAAGGAATAGCCGCGCTTGCGCGTCTGGGCGAGGTCGTCCTTCAGATGAACCGGGGAGACCAGCGTCGCGTGGGTGTACGCATGCAGCCCTTTGCGGTGCAGTAATTGAGTCACCTGATCTTCACTCAACTGCGCTAAAAACGCTTTACCTGCGCCCGAGGCGTGCATTGGCAGCTTACCGCCAATCGGTGCAGACATGCGCATCAGTTGGGTGCATTGCACCTGGTCAATGATAATCGCCTGATGGTCACTCTGATCCAGTACCGCCAGGTTCACCGTCTCGCCGGAGTCTTCCATCAGTTTGCGCAGAATCGGATGGACGATTGCCAGCAGATTGCGGCTCTGTAAAAAGCTGCTGCCGACGATGAACGCGTGCGGGCCTATCGCCCAGTGCCCAAGATCGCCCACCTGACGCACAAAGCCCTGCTGTTGCATGGTGCTCAGTAAACGGTGGGTGGTCGAGTTCGGCAAGCCAGCCTGCTGTGCCAGTTCGGTCAACGCCACGCTGCCGTTGGATTCCGCGATCCATTCCAGTAGTTTCAGGCCACGGGTCAGTGACTGAACCTGTCCGGCGGCGGGGACGGTCGTCGCGGCGGGTTTTCTGCCGCGTTTGGCGGGAACGGGTGCAACCATAGCGGACTCCTTTTCTGTATCGTGGAAATCATTTTCGTTTTATTCAATTATAATGCAAGAAGTCTTGTACTGATCGGATGAGTGAAGCTGAACATGTCTCATGTTGCCCGTTGTTTGCTTTTCGGTTACGACGGTTTATGCCAGTATGGCTTGTTGAGCTTTTTTCGGTCTGGTTGAGCGTTGTCGGGAGCAAGTGTGAGCAGCAAAGTTGAACAACTGCGTGCGCAGTTAAATGAACGTATTCTGGTGCTGGACGGCGGCATGGGCACGATGATCCAGAGCTACCGCCTGAGTGAAGAGGATTTCCGTGGTGAACGCTTTGCCGACTGGCCGTGCGACCTGAAAGGCAACAATGACCTGCTGGTGCTGAGTAAGCCAGAGGTGATCGCCGCTATTCACAACGCGTACTTTGACGCGGGCGCGGACATCATTGAAACCAACACCTTCAACTCCACTCCTATCGCGATGGCGGATTACCAGATGGAATCCCTGTCGGCGGAGATCAACTTTGCCGCCGCGAAACTGGCGCGCGCTTGCGCCGATGAGTGGACCGCTCGTACCCCGGAAAAACCGCGCTATGTGGCGGGTGTTCTCGGCCCAACCAACCGCACCGCGTCGATCTCGCCGGATGTGAATGACCCGGCATTTCGTAATATCACTTTTGACCAGTTGGTGTCCGCTTATCGCGAATCCACCAAAGCGCTGGTGGAAGGCGGCAGTGACCTGATTCTAATTGAAACCGTCTTTGATACGCTGAACGCGAAAGCCGCGATTTTTGCCGTTAAAGAAGAGCTGGAAGCGCTGGGCGTCGACCTGCCGATCATGATTTCCGGCACCATCACCGATGCTTCAGGCCGGACGCTTTCCGGTCAGACAACGGAGGCGTTTTATAACTCCCTGCGCCATGCCGAACCTCTTACCTTCGGTCTCAACTGTGCGCTGGGACCGGATGAACTGCGCCAGTATGTGCAGGAGCTTTCACGCATTGCTGAATGCTACGTGACGGCGCACCCGAACGCCGGGTTGCCCAACGCTTTCGGTGAATACGATCTGGATGCCGATACGATGGCGGGTCAGATCCGCGAGTGGGCCGAAGCAGGATTCCTGAACATCGTCGGCGGCTGCTGCGGCACCACGCCGGAACACATTGCGGCGATGAGCCGCGCCGTCGAGGGATTGGCGCCGCGTCAGTTGCCGGAGATCCCCGTTGCCTGCCGCCTGTCCGGTCTCGAGCCGCTGAATATTGGCGATGACAGCCTGTTTGTGAACGTCGGTGAACGTACCAACGTCACCGGTTCCGCTAAATTTAAGCGCCTGATCAAAGAAGAAAAATACAACGAAGCGCTGGATGTTGCCCGTCAGCAGGTAGAAAGCGGTGCGCAGATTATCGATATCAATATGGATGAGGGGATGCTCGACGCCGAAGCGGCGATGGTGCGCTTCCTCAACCTGATCGCCGGTGAGCCGGACATTGCTCGTGTGCCGATCATGATTGACTCCTCAAAATGGGAAGTCATCGAGAAAGGGCTGAAGTGTATTCAGGGGAAAGGCATCGTTAACTCCATCTCCATGAAAGAGGGGGTTGAGATCTTCACCCACCACGCGAAGCTGCTGCGTCGCTACGGTGCGGCGGTGGTGGTGATGGCTTTTGATGAACAGGGCCAGGCGGATACCCGCGCGCGTAAAATCGAGATTTGCCGCCGGGCGTACAAGATCCTCACCGAAGAGGTGGGTTTCCCGCCGGAAGACATTATTTTCGACCCGAATATTTTCGCGGTAGCGACCGGGATTGAAGAGCACAACAACTACGCGCAGGACTTTATCGGCGCGTGTGAAGACATCAAACGCGAGCTGCCGCATGCGCTGATCTCCGGCGGCGTGTCCAACGTGTCGTTCTCGTTTCGCGGTAACGATCCGGTGCGCGAAGCCATTCACGCGGTGTTCCTCTACTACGCCATCCGCAACGGTATGGACATGGGGATTGTGAACGCCGGACAACTGGCGATTTACGACGATTTGCCTGCTGACCTGCGCGACGCGGTCGAGGACGTGATCCTCAACCGTCGTGATGACGGCACTGAGCGACTGCTGGAACTGGCGGAGAAATACCGTGGCAGCAAGAGCGATGAGACGGCCAACGCCCAGCTGGCGGAATGGCGCACCTGGGAAGTTAAAAAACGCCTCGAATACTCGCTGGTTAAAGGCATCACCGAATTTATCGAGCAGGACACCGAAGAGGCGCGTCAGCAGGCCGCCCGTCCGATTGAAGTGATTGAAGGGCCGCTGATGGACGGTATGAACGTCGTCGGCGACCTGTTCGGCGAGGGTAAGATGTTCCTGCCGCAGGTGGTGAAATCCGCCCGCGTCATGAAACAGGCGGTGGCGTATCTCGAACCGTTTATCGAAGCCAGCAAAGAGAAAGGCTCCAGCAACGGCAAGATGGTGATCGCCACCGTGAAAGGCGACGTTCACGATATCGGCAAGAACATTGTTGGCGTGGTCCTGCAATGTAACAACTACGAAATTGTCGATCTTGGCGTGATGGTGCCGGCAGAGAAGATCCTCAGAACCGCGAAAGAGGTGAATGCGGATCTGATCGGCCTCTCCGGGCTGATTACCCCGTCGCTGGACGAAATGGTCAACGTGGCGAAAGAGATGGAGCGTCAGGGATTCACTATTCCGCTGCTGATTGGCGGGGCGACGACCTCGAAAGCGCATACGGCGGTGAAAATCGAGCAGAACTACAGTGGTCCCACGGTTTATGTGCAGAACGCCTCGCGCACCGTCGGCGTGGTCGCCGCGCTGCTTTCCGATACCCAGCGCGATGACTTTGTCGCCCGTACCCGCAAAGAGTATGAAACTGTGCGCATCCAGCATGGGCGTAAGAAACCCCGCACGCCGCCGGTGACACTGGCGGCAGCGCGTGAAAACGATCTGGCGTTCGACTGGGAAAACTACACCCCGCCGGTGGCGCATCGTCTGGGCGTGCAGGAGGTCGAAGCCAGCATCGAAACGCTGCGTAACTACATCGACTGGACCCCGTTCTTTATGACCTGGTCGCTGGCCGGGAAATATCCACGCATTCTGGAAGATGAGGTGGTAGGCGTTGAGGCGAAGCGCCTGTTTAACGATGCCAACGACATGCTGGATAAACTGAGCGCGGAAAAGTCGCTGAATCCGCGCGGCGTGGTGGGGCTGTTTCCGGCAAACCGCGTGGGCGATGATATCGAAATCTATCGCGATGAAACGCGTACTCACGTGCTGACAGTCAGTCATCATCTGCGTCAGCAGACTGAAAAAGTCGGTTTTGCCAACTACTGCCTGTCTGACTTCGTGGCGCCGAAGCTGTCCGGCAAAGCGGACTACATCGGTGCCTTTGCGGTAACCGGAGGTCTGGAGGAGGATGCGCTGGCAGAGGCGTTTGAAGCCCAGCACGATGATTACAACAAGATCATGGTGAAAGCGCTTGCTGACCGTCTGGCGGAAGCCTTCGCGGAATACCTGCATGAGCGCGTGCGTAAGGTCTACTGGGGCTATGCGGCCAACGAGAACCTCAGTAATGAGGAGTTGATTCGCGAAAACTACCAGGGGATTCGTCCTGCGCCGGGGTATCCGGCTTGTCCGGAGCACACTGAGAAAGGCACCATCTGGCAGTTGCTGGATGTGGAAAAACATACCGGTATGAAGCTCACTGAATCCTTCGCCATGTGGCCTGGCGCATCGGTCTCTGGCTGGTACTTCAGCCATCCGGACAGCAAGTACTACGCGGTCGCGCAGATTCAGCGCGATCAGGTGGAGGACTATGCTTTCCGTAAAGGGATGAGCGTCTCTGAAGTTGAACGCTGGCTGGCCCCTAACCTGGGCTATGACGCCGACTAATCGGTCCGGGAGTCTCCCGCCAGCTTCAGCCCGTCGGCGGCGCTGGTGGGAAACGTAATGGCAGCGGAGGCCATGTAACATGTTTAGCCAGCTCAAAGCCCGCAATAAAATTCTCTTATTCTGGGGACTGATGGATCTGCTGGCGCTGGGCGTCTATTTCTGGCAGTCCTCGCTTCAGGGTAACGTTCCCTTTTATTCGGATGTGGTCAATTTCACTCGCACCTTTTCCGCTTATGGGGCGAGTGAAGGACCCGGCGCGGCGATCCAGATCGTCTTCCTCGTAGGCCTGTTGATGAAGATTTCGCTCATCTACACCGCCTATCTGTTTCTGTTTAAAGATAAATTGAATTATATCCTGCTGGGCATTCAGGAGGTTTTACGCTTTGCGTCACTGACCTGCTCGGTCTCACTGTTTCCGCTGTTTTTCTCGCTCATCGGGAGCCATTCGGCAGCGCTGGCGCTGTCCGGATTTCTGTTATCCGAATGCGCCAAAGTGGGGTCGCTATGGTGGTATCACTCGCGTTCGGCATGACGTGAGCGGGGAAATCCCGACAGGATGTCACGAAACTGTCATCTTTCCTTACAACTAACAGGGTGCTCGCCGGGCACCCTGTCTCTTTCTTGCGTTTAAACCCTTATACTGGAAGAAGGCTCATGAGCGTTGCTTGACGGATGGCGACGTATACGCCTTATCCGGCCTACCGGGCTTATTTGTAGGCCTGATAAGCGCAGCGTCATCAGGCATGATGCTGGCGCCATGAGTCCCGGAAACCTATAACAATAAGGAGTACCTGATTCCGTGTTAACTCTGCTTCACCTGCTTTCTGCTGTCGCCCTGCTGGTCTGGGGTACCCATATTGTGCGTACTGGCGTCATGCGGGTGTTCGGCGCTCGCTTACGTACCGTTCTGAGCCGTAGCGTTGAAAAGAAACCGCTCGCTTTCTGCGCGGGGATTGGCGTGACTGCGCTGGTGCAAAGCAGTAACGCCACCACCATGCTGGTGACCTCGTTTGTCGCTCAGGATCTTGTCGCGCTGACGCCTGCGCTGGTGATTGTGCTTGGCGCTGACGTGGGGACTGCGCTGATGGCGCGTATCCTCACCTTCGATTTATCATGGCTGTCGCCGCTGTTGATCTTTATCGGCGTGATCTTCTTCCTCGGACGTAAACAGTCACGCGCCGGACAACTGGGGCGCGTGGGGATCGGCCTTGGCCTGATCCTGCTGGCGCTGGAGCTGATTGTCCAGGCCGTCACGCCCATGACGCAGGCCAACGGCGTACAGGTGATTTTCGCCTCGCTGACCGGCGATATCATGCTGGATGCGTTAATTGGCGCGATGTTCGCGATCATCAGTTACTCCAGCCTGGCGGCGGTATTGTTGACCGCCACCCTGACGGCGGCGGGGATCATCTCCTTCCCGGTGGCGCTGTGTCTGGTGATTGGTGCCAACCTTGGCTCCGGCCTGCTGGCGATGCTCAACAACAGCGCGGCCAATGCCGCTGCCCGCCGCGTGGCGCTCGGCAGTCTGCTGTTTAAGCTGGTGGGCAGCCTGATTATTCTGCCGTTTGTTCATCCACTGGCGAATCTGATGGATCAACTGCCGCTGCCGAAAGCAGAGCTGGTTATCTATTTCCACGTCTTCTACAACCTGGTGCGCTGCCTGGCGATGATTCCTTTTGCCGAGCCGATGGCGCGCTTTTGTAAGCGCATCATCCGCGACGAACCGGAACTGGATGCACACCTCAAACCGAAGCACCTGGACGTCAGCGCGCTGGATACGCCGACCCTTGCGCTGGCCAATGCCGCCCGTGAAGCGCTGCGCATCGGCGATGCGATGGAACAGATGATGGAAGGGCTGAAAAGGGTGATGCACGGCGAGCCGCGCGAAGAGAAAGAACTGCGCAAAATGGCGGATGACATTAACGTACTCTACACCGCCATTAAGCTCTACCTGGCGCGGATGCCGAAAGAGGAACTGGCGGAGGAGGAGTCGCGCCGCTGGGCGGAGATCATCGAGATGTCGCTCAACCTTGAACAGGCGTCGGATATTGTGGAGCGCATGGGCAGTGAAATTGCCGACAAGTCGCTGGCGGCGCGTCGGGCGTTTTCGATTGAGGGCTTAAAAGAGCTGGATGCGCTCTATGACCAACTGCTCAGCAATCTGCAACTGGCGATGTCGGTGTTCTTCTCCGGCGACGTGACCAGCGCCCGCCGGTTGCGTCGTAGCAAACATCGTTTCCGGATCCTGAACCGTCGTTACTCGCATGCCCACGTAGACCGTCTGCATCAGCAGAACGTACAAAGCATCGAGACCAGTTCCCTGCACCTGGGGTTACTGGGCGATATGCAGCGTCTGAACTCGCTGTTCTGTTCTGTGGCTTACAGCGTGCTGGAACAGCCGGACGAAGACGACGAGCGGGATGATTATTAACCGGCGGTAATGCCGAATGGTGTGGCGATTACCCGGCCTACAATGAGCACAATCTGTAGGCCGGATAAGGCGTTTACGCCGCCATCCGGCAACGTCGATTAAAAGCAGTGACCAGCCTCAACGGCAACCGCGTCTTCACCTGCGTTAAAAATATACGTGGTGTTCGGGCCACCAAGCACCGCCTGGCCTTTGCTCACGTTAATCCAGTTCCCTTCCGGCAAACCGATCACCGTCAGTTCTGGCGCGACAACCAGTAGTTCGCGAATACGCTGTTCACGCGTTTCGCCCTTATGACCTTCCGGCAGCGCGTTGGTGAAATGTGGGTTAATCTGTAGCGGGAACAGGCCCAGTGCATCGAAACCTTGCGGATCGACAATCGGCATGTCGTTGGTGGTGCGGATGGTCTGGCAGGCGAGGTTCGCACCTGCGCTCCAGCCGATGTACAGCGCACCGCGTTTAACCACGTCAACAATTGGCGCCAGCAACCCGCGTTCGCGGCTCTCTTTCAGCAACTGGAAAGTATTCCCTCCGCCGACGATCACCACTTCCGCATTTTCAATCGCCGCCAGCGGATCGGCTACGTTGTGAATGCCCACCACCCTGACGCCCATCGGGGCGAAGATCGCTGCCGTTTTTTCCGTGTACTCATCCCAGGTCTGGGTCACGCCTGCGAAGGGAATAAACACCGCCGAGCGGCGACCATTCAACTGTTCCGCAATCAGCGGCAGCGCGTGTTCCATCCAGCCTTTGCCTGGCAGCGTCGAGTTACTCAATAAAAGCAGTTCCATCATTTCTCCGTGAAATCAGAAAATTACAAACCGCGATAATGTACCACTGACAGTGTAGCGTCTTACTGACATGGCTCACGATGTTGGCTGGGGAGAGTGGACAAAACAACGTGAGATAAGAAAGAGCCGTGAGGAGAGAAATCAATGGCTGGATGAATAGAAAAGTGGCTCGAATTATTCTGTATAGGCCTCCAGAATATTGTTAAATTGACAGAGTAACGAAACCGCCTGGTCATTTTTTCGATAGCGAGTATGAGAATGCCTGTATCGGTGGTTATAATTGCAGGAATATCGAGCCTGCAGCGGTAGTTGCTAAGTGGCAAACGGTTTTAAATTGTTCTCGTGAAAGACTTTATAACCGAGTTATTTAAGGTAAATTTAATTTAAGAATGCGTTTTTACAAGGAATTTGATATGAGTAAAAATAAAAAGCCTCAACGTCCCGTCTCGTTTAACGTTAATTCTTTATCAAATAATGTGTTTCGTTATAGTTGGTACGAGAATGACAGTCCGTCTACTCCTGCAGGAGAGCCATTGCCGCATAAGGGAAAGGAGACTCAGATTATGAATTCTTTTGCACCGCCAACAAGACCAGGAAAAGGTGGAGACAATGGATCAGGTAACTCTGGAAAGTAACTGGGAAGGCTTGCTTTTCGATATCCGCCGTTCCGTCCGCTACCATAACAGACGTAGAGCTTTTTATGACAGATTAGATCAGTTCACAAATGTTATTTCACTGATTTTTGGTTCAACGGCTATTTATAGCGTTCTTGGGGAACATAATAAGATGTGGGCTGTTCTCAGTGGCGCAGTTGTGAGTGTTTTTGCGGCTATTAATCTTGTTATTGGTTCATCACAGCGCTCACGTAACCATTTTGATTTATCCAAAAGTTTTGTCGATCTTGAATCTAAAATGATTAAAGAATCCGAGCCCACTGAACAACTTTTGCGTGAAGCAACCTCCTTGCGTCTCTCGATTGAGAAAGATGAACCCCCAGTGCTTCGCGTTTTGGATAGCATTTGCTACAACGAACAGTTGTTGGCGATGGATTATCCTGTAAACCAAATGATTAAAATCAGTTTCTGTCAAAATCTGTTTGCTCAGTTTTTTGACTGGCGAGCCAGTACGCTACGGAAAATGCCAACATAAGCTAAGCGTATGTCTGGGTTGCACTATTCATGTCCGTTGTGTGTATGCTGCGTAACTGCAAAATAGTAAAGAGCGCCCATTGGCGCTCTTTTTACCCCTTCTTACCCGGCCCGGGCAAATTCAGCGGCTTCAACGATCAGCGCGTCATCCGGGCGCACGCCGGTGTACATCGCGAACTGTTCGACAGCCTGCAACGCAATCACTTCTGCGCCGCTGATGGTCTTTTTACCCAGCTTTTGCGCCAGCTTAATCATCGGGGTTTCCGGCGGCAGGGCGACGACATCGAACACCACGCTGGCGTTGGCGACCATGGGTTCACTGTACGCCAGTTCATCGCTCTCTTTGCCACCGGCCATGCCGACGGGCGTGACGTTGACCAGAATGTCACAGGCAATACCTTCCGGCAGCGGCTGCCACTGAAAACCATACTGTTTTGCCAGCGCCGGACCGCTGTCCCGGTTGCGAGCGGCGATGATTACATCGCGAAAACCGGCGTCGCGAAAGGCGGCAATTACCGCTTTGCCCATCCCGCCGCTGCCGCGAATCATCACCCGCGCAGCGGTGTCGAGCTGGTGGCTGGCAATCAGGCTTTTGACCGCGATGTAGTCGGTGTTGTAGCCCGTCAGCCTGCCGTCGTCATTGACGATGGTATTGACGGAATCAATCACTTTCGCCGACGGATCGACGGCGTCAAGAAACGGCATGCAGCTCTCTTTGAACGGCATCGAGACCGCGCAGCCACGAATGCCTAACGCGCGAACCCCTTTCACCGCCGCTTCAATGTCCTGGGTGGTGAACGCCTTGTAGATGAAATTTAAACCCAGCTTTTCATAGAGATAATTATGAAAGCGGGTCCCAAAGTTGCCGGGCCGACCGGCAAGCGACATGCACAACTGGGTGTCGCGGTTAATCATGTTAAATCTCCTCGGCATGCGACAGTAAATACTGTTCGGCTTCCTTAGACCAAATCCCGTGATGGCGTTCCAGAATAGCGCACAGTGCGGGGTCGTCAATCTGGTTGAGGGCGGTTAACGGTAACGCTTTCC from Citrobacter amalonaticus Y19 includes:
- the iclR gene encoding glyoxylate bypass operon transcriptional repressor IclR, encoding MVAPVPAKRGRKPAATTVPAAGQVQSLTRGLKLLEWIAESNGSVALTELAQQAGLPNSTTHRLLSTMQQQGFVRQVGDLGHWAIGPHAFIVGSSFLQSRNLLAIVHPILRKLMEDSGETVNLAVLDQSDHQAIIIDQVQCTQLMRMSAPIGGKLPMHASGAGKAFLAQLSEDQVTQLLHRKGLHAYTHATLVSPVHLKDDLAQTRKRGYSFDDEEHALGLRCVASCIYDEHREPFAAISISGPISRITDDRVTEFGAMVIKAAKEVTLAYGGIR
- the metH gene encoding methionine synthase, with the translated sequence MSSKVEQLRAQLNERILVLDGGMGTMIQSYRLSEEDFRGERFADWPCDLKGNNDLLVLSKPEVIAAIHNAYFDAGADIIETNTFNSTPIAMADYQMESLSAEINFAAAKLARACADEWTARTPEKPRYVAGVLGPTNRTASISPDVNDPAFRNITFDQLVSAYRESTKALVEGGSDLILIETVFDTLNAKAAIFAVKEELEALGVDLPIMISGTITDASGRTLSGQTTEAFYNSLRHAEPLTFGLNCALGPDELRQYVQELSRIAECYVTAHPNAGLPNAFGEYDLDADTMAGQIREWAEAGFLNIVGGCCGTTPEHIAAMSRAVEGLAPRQLPEIPVACRLSGLEPLNIGDDSLFVNVGERTNVTGSAKFKRLIKEEKYNEALDVARQQVESGAQIIDINMDEGMLDAEAAMVRFLNLIAGEPDIARVPIMIDSSKWEVIEKGLKCIQGKGIVNSISMKEGVEIFTHHAKLLRRYGAAVVVMAFDEQGQADTRARKIEICRRAYKILTEEVGFPPEDIIFDPNIFAVATGIEEHNNYAQDFIGACEDIKRELPHALISGGVSNVSFSFRGNDPVREAIHAVFLYYAIRNGMDMGIVNAGQLAIYDDLPADLRDAVEDVILNRRDDGTERLLELAEKYRGSKSDETANAQLAEWRTWEVKKRLEYSLVKGITEFIEQDTEEARQQAARPIEVIEGPLMDGMNVVGDLFGEGKMFLPQVVKSARVMKQAVAYLEPFIEASKEKGSSNGKMVIATVKGDVHDIGKNIVGVVLQCNNYEIVDLGVMVPAEKILRTAKEVNADLIGLSGLITPSLDEMVNVAKEMERQGFTIPLLIGGATTSKAHTAVKIEQNYSGPTVYVQNASRTVGVVAALLSDTQRDDFVARTRKEYETVRIQHGRKKPRTPPVTLAAARENDLAFDWENYTPPVAHRLGVQEVEASIETLRNYIDWTPFFMTWSLAGKYPRILEDEVVGVEAKRLFNDANDMLDKLSAEKSLNPRGVVGLFPANRVGDDIEIYRDETRTHVLTVSHHLRQQTEKVGFANYCLSDFVAPKLSGKADYIGAFAVTGGLEEDALAEAFEAQHDDYNKIMVKALADRLAEAFAEYLHERVRKVYWGYAANENLSNEELIRENYQGIRPAPGYPACPEHTEKGTIWQLLDVEKHTGMKLTESFAMWPGASVSGWYFSHPDSKYYAVAQIQRDQVEDYAFRKGMSVSEVERWLAPNLGYDAD
- a CDS encoding Na/Pi cotransporter family protein, translated to MLTLLHLLSAVALLVWGTHIVRTGVMRVFGARLRTVLSRSVEKKPLAFCAGIGVTALVQSSNATTMLVTSFVAQDLVALTPALVIVLGADVGTALMARILTFDLSWLSPLLIFIGVIFFLGRKQSRAGQLGRVGIGLGLILLALELIVQAVTPMTQANGVQVIFASLTGDIMLDALIGAMFAIISYSSLAAVLLTATLTAAGIISFPVALCLVIGANLGSGLLAMLNNSAANAAARRVALGSLLFKLVGSLIILPFVHPLANLMDQLPLPKAELVIYFHVFYNLVRCLAMIPFAEPMARFCKRIIRDEPELDAHLKPKHLDVSALDTPTLALANAAREALRIGDAMEQMMEGLKRVMHGEPREEKELRKMADDINVLYTAIKLYLARMPKEELAEEESRRWAEIIEMSLNLEQASDIVERMGSEIADKSLAARRAFSIEGLKELDALYDQLLSNLQLAMSVFFSGDVTSARRLRRSKHRFRILNRRYSHAHVDRLHQQNVQSIETSSLHLGLLGDMQRLNSLFCSVAYSVLEQPDEDDERDDY
- the pepE gene encoding dipeptidase PepE translates to MELLLLSNSTLPGKGWMEHALPLIAEQLNGRRSAVFIPFAGVTQTWDEYTEKTAAIFAPMGVRVVGIHNVADPLAAIENAEVVIVGGGNTFQLLKESRERGLLAPIVDVVKRGALYIGWSAGANLACQTIRTTNDMPIVDPQGFDALGLFPLQINPHFTNALPEGHKGETREQRIRELLVVAPELTVIGLPEGNWINVSKGQAVLGGPNTTYIFNAGEDAVAVEAGHCF
- a CDS encoding shikimate 5-dehydrogenase; the protein is MINRDTQLCMSLAGRPGNFGTRFHNYLYEKLGLNFIYKAFTTQDIEAAVKGVRALGIRGCAVSMPFKESCMPFLDAVDPSAKVIDSVNTIVNDDGRLTGYNTDYIAVKSLIASHQLDTAARVMIRGSGGMGKAVIAAFRDAGFRDVIIAARNRDSGPALAKQYGFQWQPLPEGIACDILVNVTPVGMAGGKESDELAYSEPMVANASVVFDVVALPPETPMIKLAQKLGKKTISGAEVIALQAVEQFAMYTGVRPDDALIVEAAEFARAG